Sequence from the Bufo bufo chromosome 10, aBufBuf1.1, whole genome shotgun sequence genome:
TCATTATAGGTTTTAAGTTCATCCTCTTCCTAAGGTGTTTGTCAAGTGTTGCCTGCCATTTCTTTCGTTCTTCTGTGGTGGCTTTGGAGTTTTTGTAGACTTCTCCTATTTCTAGTTGGAATATTCGATAAAACTCTGCCGCATTTCCAATGTCACAGTGCAAAGCATCAATGGATGGGAGGGTTTCAATAAATGGCTTTGCAGAAACTCCCTTAACCCTGTCACGAAGTTCATCGACAGATTCATGGTAGGGATTAGCTCTCCATGTTTCATAGCGTTGCAAGTTCTCACCGTGGCTTCTGGTAATGGAATGGAAAACCAAGTTCTGAGAAGCTTCTAGACGGGTGGCATCACAAAGAGTACAAATATAGATAGAACCTGAGGCTTCAAGTCCTTCAACTTCACGCACAAACTTCTCATCATAACCTGTACCCCGGAAGATAAACTTAAAGCTTCTACGTATTCCTCCAATTTCCAAGAGAAGCTCACTGCATTTCATGGATTCTCTTTCGGCTATCAGAGGACCCAGGATGGCAGTTAGAGTTTCATGATCTGATTCATCAGCAAGCATTAAACACACAGGTTTGCAGCAAAGTTCAGAATTGGGTTTAGCCTCCTCAAAAATTCTAACAGATCCATTTTTGCTGTCGGTAACACTTATGTTCATGATGGTGAAGGAGAAGCGGACAGCCTTCTCTGGTACTGCAGGTCCACAGCCATGCTTCTCACTTACATCTCCCATACCGTCACATGCTTCTTTAATCACCACAATAAATGGCCCAGAGAGgtattcctctaggtctttggacTTTAAACCTTCGAGGATATTTTCTTCCAAATCTTTCAAAGCTGAAACCAGAGCAGCATCATATCTAAACCTTTTGGAGATTGCATCAACAGGATATTCATCAACAGATCGATTTAGtcctgataggccatcaatgatgCCAACATCTGTAATGGTGGACACATTCTTCAGTGGTGGTTTCCATTCGAAAGGATGGCAACCTGGTAGCAGGGCTTTCTCTGCGTTTCTCAGAGCATGCAAAGGTTGGAAGATCTGCCTCCCAGTTATGGCTTTGACTGTTCTGTACATTTTATGGTACTGGCTACAGCTCAGAAAAGTGTTTACTCGTATTGCAAGGCAGACGGCTGGTTGCAGTCCTGCTCCCCTACCTTCCATGATGGCCTCTAACTCATCAGCCTGGCGGTGTTCATTCCTTGCTCTTAAGGCCAGGAGAAAGAGAGTCAAGCAAACTGATTTCACATCACCTCCTTCTTCTTTATCGGCAAAAGCCTTCACTTGCATCTTGAGCTCTCTAAGACGGTGCTTTTGTGCTCTCCTTGTGAGTGACAGTAGATGTTGCCTGGGTCTTCCACCTTTGTTGATATGAGCATAGGCATCTTTACCTTTGATTTCCTTATGCTTGGAGATATGTTGAGAGTATTTTCCAAGCAGGATTTCTTCATCACATCCGGTCACTATGCACTTTAAGATCAAGGAGTTCAAAATGCTGAGAAAGGACTTCACGGGCGTTATAAGATCTGTTGGAAAACAAGTGTGTCTACAAGATGGACAGTAGCAACCCATGATCTTGAAGTATTTGAGGAGGCAAGTCCTGCAGAACAAATGTTTGCATGAGGTTTGCACTGGATCAGACAATATGTGTTCACACACCTGGCATGTGACTGACTTGATAAAATTAGAAGGATAGTCCACCACCAGTAAACCGGGGTCAAGATGGATATGTTTGCACTGGTTCTTAATTTGATTCAGGGTCTTATTCTTCTTCCAGAGGGATGAGATGTTTCCATTTTTGTTATTCTTTCCATGTTCCACGCTGATTTTTCTCTTTTTGATAATTGTATTTTGGTGGATTGTTCCCTTTCTCTTACCCCAGTTTTTGGAGGAATTGCAAATGTCACATGTTGAACTGTGAGGCTTCCATTCCACGGCATTGTTACGAGGGAAATAAACCTCACTGCAGGAATTGCTGAATTTTTTATTCATGATACTCCAGCAGTTATGGCAAAAACATGTGGGATGCTTGGAGTCTAAATCACCTCTTACATCTATCTTAAAGACCTTGGAGATGAGTTCAGGCCAGGAGGTGGCTTTCTTCTCTTTCCGTCTTAGGACATCTTGAGTCTCGTTGTCTACTGGTCCATGTACTGGGTAACTCCTGTTCTGTTGATCCATTTTAAAAGAGACTCCACAAATGCGACATAAATGTTGTAAAATGGCTATGTGGGCATCTTCTTCCAGTCTCTTCACCTGGGCCTCATTGTTATCTGAGATGCTGTCCTCCAGATCTTTGCCATTTCTAGGTGATGTCATTGAGGACTCTTGGCTGAGGTCATCagaactctcattgaaatgtggGGATTTTCCCTGAGAGCTAGTACAAGACACCCCACTGTCATCATTGTGTTCTTGTGAGGATGTCCTCTCCAGGGACTTCACTCTGAACAGCTTAAACTTCCATTCTGAGAATTTGGTATATGGGGGCTGTATTTCATTTGTCACTGGGTTTTCTGGAGTGCTGACCAATGGCAACTCCATGTCCTTGAGTGCTGAAAGACATGAGAAGTATACATGTTAAGACTTCTTTATACAATCTATGAAAAACATATGGCTAATTTTATACCAGCTTTGGTTGTACAcaggggggagatttattaaaaacgtgtgtgtaaagtagaactggcttactttcccacagcaaccaatcagattccacctttcattttccaaaggagctctgaaaaatgaatctGATTGTTTGCACCAGTTTTCCgtaacaccagttttgataatctCTACATTAAGAGACTTTAAAGTGAATGTCTGCCTTGGAACCTAAATACGTTCAAAATTCTGCACTgattaatttcttaatatatGATTTTGGTCTGGGCTTTCTTAatacagaactacaactcccctgCATGGACATAGAGTTAAATTATCAAATTCTACCCGCCTTCACCAGTAGAGGGAGTGGAAAAGCTTACTGCAAATGTAACTGTATACAGTAAGTtcctcagctccctctagtggtagcagaAGGCAGTCAAAAATTAGACAATGTAACTTTATGTCTATATGGTGGACTTGGAGCGCTGTATCAGAAAAAATGGAACTTGGACTGCAAAAaagatatattaagaaattaaGCGGCTCAGAATTTGACCacattaaagaggagctgtcacctctcctgacgtgtctgttttagtaactacatgcattccccatgtaataacagttctggagcatctattcttacgactctatgttatgccattcctttaatataactgctagAATTTTACAAATAAACTCTCTgtagtaaaggtactgctgggtgttaccagtagctgGTGAGTCTGACTCTGCACCTTTACTGCaggctgctggcaattcattcgtaAAGTTCTAGTGGAAATAAAGGAAAGGCACAACATAGATCCATAAGAATAGATTCTCTGGAAATATTACATGGGGAACGCGCATATTTATTAAcggaggagaggtgacaggtccacaTTAACCAATCACATTCTACTATTCTATTTCATATCTACAGGTATCTATGTCCAATCTAATGTCTATCTTATCTAttttctatctaatatctatctcttatctatctatatcctatttatctgtctatctatctatctatctatctattatctatctatctatttatctgtctatctatctaatatctatctatctatatcctatttatctatctatctatctattaattatctatctattatctatctatctattatctatctatatctatctatctattatctatctatctatctatctatcatctatctatatatctttctatctatctatctatctatctatctatctaatatctatatatctacacaaacaaaaaacaacagcAGCACACTCTCCTAGAAAGTGAAATTGGGTGCAATCCCTCCCAGATTCCAGGTACGAATCCACAGATAATGTCCAAAGAACAAAaattgaggcagcactccaaagaaGGTGAAGGTGGTGGACCTATTTATTACCACAGTCACTCTGGGGTAATAAATGGGTAATAAATAGGTCCATCACCTTCACCttctttggagtgctgcctcaattTTTGTTCTTTGGACATTATCTATCTATGTCGTATCTACCTATGTatgtatttatctatctcatatccatctatctatctcatatctatctatctatctatctatctatctatatctatcatctatctatctatctatctaatatctatctatctatctatctatccatccatccatctgatatctatctatttcataattatctatctatctcactaTCTATCCACCGTCTGTCCATCCATCCATCCGAGAGCCCTTATCTCCCCCGCTCAGATTCACACCGCAGCCACCACATTCCCCCTCCCAAGTACAGTAACCCTCAGCATCTGCTGGGCTTTGCCTGGTGCTTATGCCGGCCCCGTATATAACATTGTCAAAACATCTGTGGTTTAGAGATAAGACGGGCAACACTGGATAGACACACATGCAATACATAAAATCACAAGAACATATATTGCCACAATAAACCTACGGCATAATCCAATAATCCAATTTTTAAGCCATATTTACATAAAACATGAAAACCTCTCCGCTTTCACATGGCCGAACTATTGGAGCATTTTAGCGTCTGTATTACGGCTGCAACAAACGGACAACAATGGGTCAACTCAAAACCATAGAGTTCAACTTCTAGGGCagcgggggcgccaaaatgtagcttcgcttgtgttggcaaaaatccttgcaatggccctggatagatagataagagatagatagatagatagatagatagatagatagatagatagatagagagatagatagatagatagagagatagatagatagatagatagatagatagatagatagatagatagataagagatagatagatagatagatagatagatagatagatagagagatagatagatagatagagagatagatagatagatagatagatagagagatagataatgatagatagatagatagatagatagatagatagatagatagatagatagataatagatagataatagatagataatagatagatagataatagatagataggagatggatagatagatagatagatagataatagatagataggagatggatagatagatatgaaatagatcgataaatagatagatagatagagagatagatatgagatagatagatagatatgaaatagatcgataaatagatagatagatagatagatagagagatagatatgagatagatagatagatatgagatagataatagatagatagataatagatagatagatagatagatagatagatagatagataatagatagatatgagatagatagatagatattagatagatagattgatagatagataatagatagatagagagatagatataaaTAAATCAAGGAATGTGGCAGCACCACTGTCTGAAGAGTAcagacggagtgccagcggctgagtcggcgatccacctccaaacagtatagaataaatgaactccgcagcacatccaggtagtgaagaagtaaaagaagctttattcaccaagcatgcgacgtttcaatcctctcaatgggatttttctcaagcagtgatagatagatagatagatgatagatagatagatagatagatatgagatagataatagatagatagatagataatagataatagatagatagatagatagatagatagatagattatagatagatagatagatagatagatagatagatagatagatagatagagcagTAGAAAAAAgttacaaggcagccctctggtcTTCAGTGCTTGGCATGGGTTGAATAAATGATCCACTGAAGACCAGAGTGCTGCCTTGTAACTTTTTTCTActgctctatctatctatctatctattatctatttatctatctatctatctattatctatctatctatctatctatctatctatctattatctatctatctatctatctatctatctatctatctatctatctatctattatctatctatctatctatctatctatctattatctatctatctatctatcatctatctatcatctatctatctatctatctatctatctatctatctattatctatatatctattatctatctatctatctaccatctatctatctatctatctatctatctatctatctatctattatctatatatctattatctatctatctatctatctaccatctatctatctatctatctattatctatctattatctatctattatctatctatctatctatctatctatctatctcttatatctatctatccatattatatctatctcctatctatctatttatcttaggttttcctatcgcccacctctGAGGCCGACCTCGCTCAGCAGCCGCCGAGGCTTAGATTGAACACTGATCATAATATAAAGACAGACatcaatgatatgcaaattaacccctcACTTTGCACTAATTCGTTCCTTCTGATCAGGCTTGTGAAATTGTAAATTACGTTGCCGTGTGTCAAGTGAGATGTTTATCAGATATTCGGGATTACTGAATGATGAATTATTCGATTCTCACTAAAATAACCAACATATTACAATCTAAGGCTGGTGCTACACAGTGACCGGAAACAGTATTGAATTAAGGTGAAATGTGCTCCTGATGTGACTCCAATGTTGGATAGATGGTAAATAGCTCGTTGATGGAGATAGATAGTAAATGGAATAGTAGAATGTGATTGGTTAATCTGATCAGTGGTGTCCAAAtggtaaaggggttttctcatgcacacaaccgttggatattttgcggtctgtaaattgtggatcctcaaaacacagacaccgcgtgtattctgtattttgcagaacggaacagccgcccctaatagaacagtcctatccttgtccgtaacgcagacaagaatagggcatgttctatatttttgcggatgccACAAAACAGGCATATGGATAtggtgtcctcttttttttacggccccagtgaagtgaattggtccgggtccaacccgcaaaaaatgaggatcggatgcggacaaaaactaagtttatgtgcatgagcccatagatAGTATACTATACATTCCATTACTATAATACAATTTATGATAAGAACCATATTACTACCACATAACATATTATCATTGTTTCAATTatcatatatttttcattattattattattaaataacCCTCGTTTCACTGTGTAGGCCATGCATTCCTCTAGCCCCACAATATATAACACTCCGAGCCCCCTAATCAgggaaacaaagaaaaataaatacaaaatgttAAAATAAAGTAATCGTAATACAATATAAACACATATATCAGTGATAGGCACATAAACCCCTCAGGTAACACATTCTCCCTATGGCCGAAAGCATCAAAGACGGTTCTTTTAGCCTCATTTTAAAACATCGCAGCCATAAGATTTGGAAGCGTATCCTCGCGCTCCGTGAAAAGTTCACAGCTCCGGATAACAACCTGCACATAACGCAAAGTCtagaaacatttttatttttgtgtccaGGCTTGGAAAGAATTGCCTGACATTTAAAAtattcagcaaaaaaatatagcGGAGATCGGGTAAATTTAGGAAAAAACGTGACTTTTTAGTAAATGTTGGAGGGTGTAATTTAAGCATTCAGCGGGAGGGTTCGCGCCATCCAGCTCCAAGAAATGTGACGGGGGCTACTTTTCTCCAAACTCTATGAAATGTCGGATATAAAGCAGACCCTCGGGGCCGGTGCGGGGGCGGCACAGATATCCAGCTGCAGACTTAATACACTTCAGCAAACCAGTGCCCAGGAGATCCCCGGCCAAGGGTTGTCACACGCTCTTAATGCCTGCTAATGTGACAGATGCTCACCCCTGGCCAGGATTTCGAATGGGAAAATCTGAAATGCAGGTCCCTGTAGAAAGGAGCAGGCAAGGCGATGATGAGCCTTGTGTTGGTCAGATAATAGGCCCGGGATGTGGCCAGGTTATGACAGACAAGCCTAGGACTAATGGACTATACAGAGCTGTAGATACCATACCTGATGCCAGCTCGTCAGTGCCCACGCACACAAGTGTCAGTCAGATCCCCGACCTTGGATGATGAGCGCCAGCCTTTTCTGCTTGGCATGGCGAGCTCTCTGTGCCTCTATATATCATTTCATGCCAGGGTTCCAATTATTGCACATGGCCCTGGCAGCCAATAAGAAGAAAGGCCGGCTGACCCCCTTTACCACAGCTGGGGCCAGGCCCGTCCCTCCTCTCTGCACCTGGGACGCCCTGTTTTGCAGAATCTCAGTGGTTTAGCCACAGAGGTTTTACGGAGCCGGGTTCTCATAGGGCTGGAGACAGGCAGAGCATGACTGGCACAGCTGTGTTATTCCGTGCCActtcaaaaaaaaatatacatttctgtGTTTTCTGTTTTTGTGGGTCAACAGACCTCAGCATGTCAGGACAAACAAGAGAACGCCGCTGTCACCAGGTACTGTAAATGCATTTAATGGCGTATACGGCACTCATGTAGCATGTGaatgtgataacactgcacagttAACTAACGGCGGCAATTagcgattcgccgcaaagccgaatttccttgtcagTCGAATtaaactgaaatagtgtaaaaaaaaaaaaaaacatacataatacctacctgatccatttgctctcgatgagctggccgccgccatcttgcttgaagatctcggctcaAATCCCGTGcacggtgatgtatgacgtcatcactccggccggcatgatgacgtcatctcaggCCACGCGAGATTTCTCgccagaccttcaagcaagatgcgGTTGCAGGCAAATGGATcaagtattatttatttttttattgtacactATCTTATTTATATTAGATGACGGGTAGAGGCACTATCGCCAATCTCTCTCATCGCACccacacccgctacttacaaataaatgacaaagtaatttgtcacaaagcggaatttttttttaaattcggcgaagcagccaaatcaatatttttttaatactttgctaATCACTAGTGGCAATGCATATTAGATGAAGGATTAGATTTCAGAGGGACCGGCCAGTCCTCTAATGCAGGGGTCAgcgacctccggcactccagctgctgtgaacctACAAATCACACacctcgctccattcacttgtatgggatccCTGAGAACCGACAAGCAAGTGTGTAGTGTTGCAGTTTTACAACCGCTGACGCTAATCTAATAAGTATGGAGCGCCCCCTGAATGTTCCTGAACAGTGATAGccagttcgccagcgaacacatgcgggctgccatcttaactcacaagtccggcgatgcacaggtaagtccttacctgtgcacgagccggtctgaaatcaaatgcggtctccgggggcaggcagttccgagaacagccgccggggaccttcaccgggctgttctcggaactgcctgctcccggagaccgcatttgatttcagaccggctcgtgcacaggtaaggacttacctgtgcatcgccggacttgtgagttaatatggcagcccgcatgtgttcgctggcgaactggccatcactgttcctgAAAGCCTTGAGCAGTTTGGATTGAAACAAGCCTGATCTTTTGTATACAAAGACAGATAGGAGAATGCCAAAGCTGACTCTTATAGAGAATACATAGCTCCCGCACAGCATATAGTGATATAGCTATTCTCTTGTTTACTGAAGATTTGTGCTAAAAAGCTTCCcctcaatgaaaaaaaataaaagtctgaTAGGTGAGGATCAGTATGtgcaactactataaaactgtccTCAGTGTGCAAAAACATAACTACTGTCAAAGAATAGAATTACTGTACaacaatactgcctccaatgtacaagaatataactactataatactgctcctatgtacaggaatataactactataatactgcctcttatgtacaagaatataactactataatactgctcctatgtacaagaatataactactataatactgcctccaatgtacaagaatataactactataatactgctcctatgtacaagaatataactactataatactgctcctatgtacaaggatataactactataatactgctcctatgtacaagaatataactactataatactgctcctatgtacaagaatataactactataatactacaacctatgtataagaatataactactataatactgctcctatgtacaggaatataactactataatactaccacctatgtacaagaatataactactgtaatactgcctcctatgtacaagaatataactactataatacttcctcctatgtacaagaatataactactataatactgcctcctatgtacaaggatataactactataatactgctcctatgtacaagaatataactactataatactgcctcttatgtacaaggatataactactataatactgcctcctatgtacaaggatataactactataatactgctcctatgtacaagaatataactactataatactgctcctatgtacaaggatataactactataatactgctcctatgtacaagaatataactactataatactgctcctatatacaagaatataactactataatactgctcctatgtataagaatataactactataatactgctcctatatacaagaatataactactataatactgcctcctatgtacaagaatataactactataatactgctcctatgtacaagaatataactactataatactactcctatgtacaagaatataactactataatactgctcctatgtacaggaatataactacaataatactgcctcctatgtacaagaatataactactataatactgcctcctatgtacaagaatataacgactataatactgctcctatgtacaagaatataactactataatactgctcctatgtacaagaatataactactataatactgcccctatgtacaagaatataactactataatactgctcctatgtacaagaatataactactataatactgctcctatgtacaagaatataactactataatactacctcctatgtacaagaatataactactataatactgctcctatgtacaagaatataactactataatactgcccctatgtacaagaatataactactaaaatactgctcctatatacaagaatataattactataatactgctcctatgtacaagaatataactactataatactgctcctatgtacaagaatataactactataatactgcctcctatgtacaagaatataaatgttgaaggctgcttgcagcctgtaattgtgggaggagcgcacttagcctatttaaaccccctcctacCAGCAGGAGGGCGCCCGGTTCTTGCCTTACCAgcacctgacgtcacttccggtcgcgtctTCGGTCGTCATCTCGGGTCCTGACCACCGCCTGgcttccagaaaaaaaaaaggggggcccGTTCTTAGGCCGGCAGCATGCACCGCTCCTCGATCCCTGCGGGTCGGCGGCGGGTTGGTCTGCCTGGTGGCAGCTGCTCCAGAGGCCCTTCAGTGTTGGCGCAACTTCTCCGGTCCGGGGCGCCGCCGGGGACGCCACTAATTGAGGCC
This genomic interval carries:
- the RAG1 gene encoding V(D)J recombination-activating protein 1, translating into MELPLVSTPENPVTNEIQPPYTKFSEWKFKLFRVKSLERTSSQEHNDDSGVSCTSSQGKSPHFNESSDDLSQESSMTSPRNGKDLEDSISDNNEAQVKRLEEDAHIAILQHLCRICGVSFKMDQQNRSYPVHGPVDNETQDVLRRKEKKATSWPELISKVFKIDVRGDLDSKHPTCFCHNCWSIMNKKFSNSCSEVYFPRNNAVEWKPHSSTCDICNSSKNWGKRKGTIHQNTIIKKRKISVEHGKNNKNGNISSLWKKNKTLNQIKNQCKHIHLDPGLLVVDYPSNFIKSVTCQVCEHILSDPVQTSCKHLFCRTCLLKYFKIMGCYCPSCRHTCFPTDLITPVKSFLSILNSLILKCIVTGCDEEILLGKYSQHISKHKEIKGKDAYAHINKGGRPRQHLLSLTRRAQKHRLRELKMQVKAFADKEEGGDVKSVCLTLFLLALRARNEHRQADELEAIMEGRGAGLQPAVCLAIRVNTFLSCSQYHKMYRTVKAITGRQIFQPLHALRNAEKALLPGCHPFEWKPPLKNVSTITDVGIIDGLSGLNRSVDEYPVDAISKRFRYDAALVSALKDLEENILEGLKSKDLEEYLSGPFIVVIKEACDGMGDVSEKHGCGPAVPEKAVRFSFTIMNISVTDSKNGSVRIFEEAKPNSELCCKPVCLMLADESDHETLTAILGPLIAERESMKCSELLLEIGGIRRSFKFIFRGTGYDEKFVREVEGLEASGSIYICTLCDATRLEASQNLVFHSITRSHGENLQRYETWRANPYHESVDELRDRVKGVSAKPFIETLPSIDALHCDIGNAAEFYRIFQLEIGEVYKNSKATTEERKKWQATLDKHLRKRMNLKPIMRMNGNFARKLMTKETVEAICELIHSEERKMALTELMELYLKMKPVWRSSCPAKECPELLCQYSYHSQRFAELLSTKFKYRYEGKITNYFHKTLAHVPEIIERDGSIGAWASEGNESGNKLFRRFRKMNARQSKTYEMEDVLKHHWLYTSKYLQKFMNAHATLKNQGFTIDLEPFQEHEEGIDSLELMEF